A region of the Lycium barbarum isolate Lr01 chromosome 1, ASM1917538v2, whole genome shotgun sequence genome:
TATGGGTGATACAAAatgtaattaaaattttaaatttaggattaaaaatttaattaaatttaatattataattttttacatTTTCTGTTGCTCTATTTTTTATTTCGTTTGCTTGAAAATTActattttatgttcaatattaaTTGAACCTCATTTGAATTTGagtttcaatttaaactattAATGTATATAGTTCATTCATACTTGAACGAAATTACTGATAATAGCTTTTTGTTCATGTATTTTATAAAAAAGCGTCTTATTTTTCGTTTGGAGGCAAATCCAAAATCTTTTTAGCCCAAAAAAATAGAAATCCAAATATCAAATCTTCCCTCCAAAGTTTTAAAATCCCCAAATAACAATCCCACCATCCCACGACCTAAAACACCCCAATCCCATATTCCCTTCCCAACCTAGTTCATTTCCTGTTAATGACTTCATGGGTAGTTTGCCCGCTGGCCTCCCCTCTCCCTTTCTTATCTTACTCTCACATTTCATTTGGAATATCAGGAGTGTCATATGTCTATACTGATTTTTCTGGTTGACGTTTTCTTTTGTAGGCTTTAAGTGGATTCGGAATTCCAAGAGAGATGCTATTGATTTAGATGCTTCTTGGTCGGTAAATTGATTTTGGTATTTTTTTATCAATAAACATATCAGTATGTATTTATTTGACTAATCACATTTTTCCCACTATTTCAGACTAGTTGTGCGGAAAGTGAGCTTAAGTGCTTCACCTTGAATTAAAGAAGATCACTGCGTGGCATCAACTCGAATCACCGCGCAAATGCTTAGCATTAgtacttttttttatttgatgTGGGACTGTTTTAGATTCTTATGAATTTAAGGTTGTAATGTACAACTCATTATACATGAATTTGTACTCTACTATTTTAGTTTGACATGAGTTTAAATTTGCAATATTGTTATTGTGAATATGTTTATTGAATTTCTTTCACATCAAATGTCTTTTTTAGTAAAATTATTATATGTGTGATTATACGGGCCCAATGTAATTTgaatcctatttttttttttaagaaaaattaacAATTTGTGGGGGTTCTAAGCCACCAAAATTTAATTCTCTATAAATATTGGCATAATGCTGTGACATTTATGAATCTCCACTAATTTAATACTTTAAAACATTGAGATTATATTGTGGAGGTTACAAACCATTGCTATTTGCCAATAAAAACCATCACAAATTAAAAATTTATTTTGTGGCGATCGTCGTGGAGGTTTGAAAAAATCGCCACAAATAAGCTTGTGGCGAAGGTAACTGTGGCGTTTTTTGAAACCGCCGCAATTCAATTTGTGGCGGTCGAAAAAGGCCACAAATTGACAAAATAACCCCCACAAATTAAGCCTTTTCTTGTAgtgtaacctctcctgaataagcttcactttatcaacagcctgctgaaccatgtctgggcctatcaatttggtctcaccaacatcaaaccagccaataggtgacctacacttcctcccatacaaggcctcatacggtgccatctgaatactcgaatggtagctgttattataggcaaactcaatcagtggaaaatgatcatcccagctactcccgaaatcaataatacaggcccgtaacatatcttgtagtgtctgaatggtacgctcggcctgtccgtcagtctgaggatggaatgatgtgctaagactcacttgtgtccccaatccctcctggaaggatctccagaaattagctgtaaattgggctcctctatcggagataatagctgtgggaaccccgtgaagtctcactatctccttgaggtataacttagcatagtcctcagctgaataagtagtcctgactggaagaaaatgggctgattttgtcagtctatcaataataacccaaatagagtcatatctaCGCGGAgtacgaggtaaacctgtgacaaagtccatattaattacctcccatttccaggttggaatctctatctcctgtaataatccaccgggcttctgatgctcgaccttaacttgttgacaattcgggcactgagcaacaaactccgctatatctttcttcatgccatcccaccaatacaagcatctgaggtcatgatacatcttcattgatcctagatgaacagaataacgagcatagtgtgcctctcccataacatatcgtcgtaaccctgcaatctccggtacacataatctgcctctgtatcgtagcactccgtccgGTGCAACTTCGAATGGAGTCCCCTCCttctgaagagctgcatctctataatgtacaagaatagggtctccgtactggtgtctctttacctaTTCTATAATGGAGGACTCAGCAACtactcgaacagaaactccgccCTCAtccgaatcagccaaacggactccaagattagctaactggcaaatctcatgaattatctccttccgttctggttgtacatccACCAAGctgctgatacgctcaaattacacctattaacgatgtaaagcggacgttgtcaaatatagtaacccaacaaggttggggtcgaatcccacagggaatatggagagaaaagagtactaatcgtatgcgataccagtctttaaatgctttaatcctattctggatagtttgaattgattgttgaataatgtaattgaatactttgacttaaaatgtaattaaggTGAGAGTGAAAGACTAAGGTtttgttccccaatttgattagatattatgcttcaggtttcaatgtgatatacttctaatggttgttctatgaatatgcacttggtctcttaaggacttcttaatgtttcccaacagttaagtcgtattttctctttatgattcttccgaatataaaagagttacaatcgaagagcgaccaataatgccaatttagacttattcttattcctaagttagtccattaaacgagggttaacgcctcgagtcattgtcattcaatcttaccaatactaactttctttcccaagaacagttaatataatggcttaggataatgcttgcaatcatcacccAACACTAAAGTATAAAAACTGAATGAATACCTACAACCATTATgtatatatcaataatagaaacccattcacataatatccatcatgggttccacaaccttagctttaaaattagctaTTCATAATTCTggataacaaagaaagcttacaagtaaacataatgaacttacaatacaaaatacaagatggaatgaaagtgaagttgttTCCTTAAATGCTTCAACAACCAGCAGAAAATGACTCCACAAGAATCTATGCCAAAAACTGCAGGATAAAATAAACCAAAACCCTAgcaaatctatttatagcatgtccaaaacgggaacaatttccagacgaAAATGCCCCTGCGCATAGGGTGCGATTCGCACCTAGTGTCGCATGTTCAACCCGCGAATCGCGGATTTCACCAGACCATCGCAGGTGTCGCATCTTCAGTTAATTGTTGAGCAGCATCCGCGACACAACACGCGATTCGCATGttacacctgcgactcgcaggtggtgtcgcatgtggtgcCACATGTGGTGTCTTATTTGTCCTCTCTGTCAACAGGTGGTGCCATTGTTCAGTTTTGCTGggttttttgcttcattttgcttcgttttgcttcaagatgcttccggcacatgttattctacaaattgacacaaaaacatgagaaacgacatcaaaagcactTGGGATTTACAAACGACTAAGTAATTGGCGTCGAatgagccgtaatttcacgactcatcaacacccccaaacttatacttttgcttgtcctcaagcatttaAAACAGAACTACTATATATGCCAATTGCTAGGTACTACAATGATGATCGAAATCAGCCAAAACATTAATTGTTCAAAATACGAGTTCCCCTCCCTCTTGTTGCGAGACATGGTGCCTTTCCTCAATAGGCGAGCATTAACCAACTGATGCACTTGATGACACAATgttattctatctttaaaagaaaCGGCTTTGAATGAGGcgtcaagaagtaattctttcATTGAGCCtagtaatccacatgccctcacaataagaccaaagaaagtcccacacacacatattcatgaatagcaactgggacaaaagacgagtaaggagagaaccactcacactcagaaaagaaaatgtacaagtacaaaaaatgtggtgccataagcttgccctttaagtatttctccactaatataaacacactttgttcaaaatcaattaggacttgcgggtcatAGCTAAGGTTCTGGGTTAAGGTGGGGTGaaatttgggtaagagtgacttgacGTCTCCCTACGCATTTTCGAGCTCGCTTCTTTCACCTAATTCGTCCCTTCTTTAGCATTTAAGCATTTTCCGCCAATTCGTGCCTCCTTTTTCCAATGTCGTTATTGCTTCTCTAGTTCCCCACTTATTCCTTACgtcacaaccattattcacacACTTGCGTTCACTGCTAACCCTACGATTTATGTGTACATATACACATCTTTCTTTACACAACTATTTACATATACTTCTTTTTaagctaccccccccccccccaaacttaTGCGTTTTAGCCTATTGTAGCGTATTCAATTTGCTTAGAGAGATAGGGTGCTAAAAAGTGGATGTGGTtgtaatgaaagaaaagaaaaacaaagttacgACTCAAAAATGAGTTAACTAGGATATCAATGCAATGGGTAGGAGTTTTTAGGTCTAGTGGCGgtccaaagagagcctaatatcctttttcaaacaagtgtagtttagtATTTCTCCTTGAGATACTtttcgggcaagttctagatcacaattatgcacaagactagaacaataacctttcacacacatggcacatggattactttgctaacttctaactacttctcaacccatcattTTAGACTTGCAAAACATTTGTGTATCACCAAATGAGTCATGTTAGTGTTATTCCTCCCCTCTGAGTACGTATGCAAGAATTTTGGGAGGGGTGTTATCAAAATACGATGGAAAAAAACGAAACAAGAAAAATTTATAAACcgatcaaccatcactattatacttggcaatgaaaaagtacaagtgtacaaacttaaacatgagctatccaaaaacaataaaaacaaacatatgccGCGTAAGCTGTCCTacccccaacaaaaggaatatgcagtgtccccaatgcatcaaatgtagtaCAAGGGATGAGTAACTCACGATGGACGCCTGGCGTCCGATGGTGTCTGATTAGCAGGGAGGACCTCCAATGGAGGTATGATCAATGGAAGCATGGCAGTGTCACCCTCCAGCCCGGGTGTCGGTATCTCAGGCCCCACCGGCGGGGGCAATGGTGTGTCAGCTGGAGGAGCGGTGGATGAACTATCCTCACCCGCCCTCGGGGGTCGAGATGCCCCCCTGGATTTCCTGCTTGCCTCTAGGGAGTGCTGCATCGCCACATATGTGTCAATCTCCTCCTCAGCGATACCAGCAGCCCGGGCGGAAGTACGTGCCTTCTCAACAGCTGGGTCAACCTCCAGCTCCTCATCAAACTCTTCATCACGtttttcctcctcttcttcctcagtGTCTTCTTCAGTGTCTTCTTCCTCCCCAGTTGGCTCCACCACCCCTTTTCCCGAAGGCATGGCAGGCGCTGTGGGCCCAGTGGAGAACAAGGAAGCACCGGAAGGTAGAATGGGTGCACTCAGCTCAATATCGGGGACCTGTAATAGTCGAATGTCCTCCTTGACCTTAGCGAGGTCCGCCCGAATGGCCGGAAGGCCGCCTACACTGCCCCCCTCAATCTGCTCCAATCGACGATCAATGTGGCGAACATGCTCCTTAATTTTGTCCTGCTCCGCCCTAATTTCTGTGATCGCCTGAGTGTAGGGTGCCATGGCTGCCTCAATTGCCTCTTTCACAAAATTGGGAAgcctctcaaccaaccaattaactTTAGCATCTGCTGCCCGGAGTACTCGCATACCCTCAGTAGACACTCCACGGGCTGCTGTGGTGGATGGCGGAACCGTGTCAGTGGGAACTGTAGTGGAAGAACTTGGAGGGTCAGACCTCGGTACTGGAGGGGCATGGTGGGAGCTGTCTCCTAATCATCGGTGGCCAAGTCTTCGGGTTCAAGAATATGAGCATCAAGTGTTGTTCCCGAAGCTCTTGGCTCTGTGCTCACCCGCTTTCGCTTCCTAGTCCCCGGTTCTAATTTTGTGTAATCAATCATTTGATCAGCCGGTAAATTCCTGTCCACCCGAGGAATATCACGAACCTCTTTCCGGTGGCATAGTGTAGTGATCAAACAAGAAAACGGGAGCGATGTGTTCTTCTGAGTGGACCTATTCTTGATCTCGTCTCGGATAATTACCCCCACATCGACAAGGTACCCGGACATGAGTGAAGCAATGAGAATACACTTGGCAATATGTATGTCAGTGCTATGCTTGGAAGGACTCACCCGCGATGTTACTAATGATAACCAGAACTTGGCTtcgcggttgaaagtgttcttctcaatcGGGACAGATGGATCCAGCCATGGTGGAGTCCCTGAGGCAATCACTGAAGCTACCCACTCGCGTTGGTCCTCCGGGTTTTCCATCTTCAATTCATATTCAGAAGTAACCGGAGACCAACCTTCAACAGGGTCTGTTTCGCTACGTTGCTCATATAGGATCGATGTTATGGTATCGGCAGCACAATCAATCTCCTTCCCCCGAACCGAAACCCAACAAAGGTGCTCCAAGTTTTTCTTTGGTGTGCGGCGCGTCCTCTTTGCATTCAATGTAGCCGCATAAGCTGCATAGAATTCCATTACCAGGGTTGGGCAGTATTCAGCAGGCTGCATGAAATATGTCCATCTCAAGGCCTCAAGCTTGCGAATGATGCCCGGGCATTGATCTTGCAGCCCTTGTAGAGTGACCCTTTTCTCGACAATGAGGCCCCGGACTGGATTCCCATCAGACTTAATTGTATTCCAAGTCTTATACAGCTCCCTGGATCCAGGCACGGTGAATCGTTGATCCATTGCCTCTCTTCGCTGACCTCTAGTGACGGCATCCTCGGGCTCAGGGGAGGAAGCTCTatgtgtcccctcttcagactgggggacGGGCTCGGGCTCAGCCGgtgccttttcttttctcctaGAGGTGGAGGTTTGTCGTGTGGCTCGTCTTCCTCGACTTTGAGGTTGATTTGATCGAACCATCCTGcacaacatacaaaaatatacccattatTTATAGTGTTCGTTTAGCAACAATAAAAAGGTACATataagaaaaacaaaaacaaaacatttAAGGATGGCACCACCCGCGAAAcatcacatgcgagtcgcatgtgtgaCATGCGACTCGCTGATGGTGTCGCGGATGATGCTAGTAAACTTGTTCTTCACTGTCAACACCTGCGACATAAGGTGCGATTCACATGTCAAACATGCGAATCGCGGATTATGCTCGCAGGTGAGACAGTtgatatctctttttttttttttacgcaaCACAGATGCACACACACAAAAACATATTTACATAACTTTCTCCCTTAAGAGCGTTGTGACCCCGTCAATCATTGGGAAAATCTATTCAATTACTCGCACCTATGTTCGATGGTTGTTCCTCACAAACGACAATGACGTTTTGTGACTCAGAAGGTATCACGGGTCCTATTTTACAGGTAATGTtccatgggtactcaagaattccccattttgGGCAACTGATCATATTTCCACAACATTTAAACACTCACATAGTCTTTTAGGCATTTCGTCAAACACGTGGTGAGCGTGCGTCAACTATTAGTTCTTACAAcaaatgggtactcaagaattccccagtcGCTATCTAATTCAGCATCAACAATCACTTCCTAGAAGGACTACACaagcatgggtactcaagaattccccattgtTCATCAATTTCCAACAACCAATTTAACACATAAGATAAATCTACCCAAATAACTAATTACAACAAGTGGTATGGCATGATAATGACATGTAATTGAGCAATTAGTAGATACCACTTAATGTAGAGAAGAGAAAAGTCAACATACCTTGAGAGTAGATGAAAGTAGGAAACCTTGAAATCCTTTGTTTTTAAATAAGAGGGAAGTTAGGGTTTTGATGTGTGATTAAGGATGATAGTAGTGAAATGGCAATTATGGGGTGATATAGGAGTATTGAAAGAGAAGGGGGAGAGGGAAAGTGAAGATTATAACTGATGAAAATCAGATACAATCTTTTATTTAAAAAGAAACGAATCGCGTCGGGTCGGGTTGACCCGCGACTTTTCACTtacctgcacaacatgcgactcgcggaTGACGTCGCATGtgtgacatgcgagtcgcatgttgtgccattcCATCGCATATGCTGACAGAGAGTTTGGCTCTTATGGACTGAATTTTGGCATAACCTGCGATTCCCAGGTGAGTTCGCAGACATGACATGCGAATCACGGATGATGTCGCATGTCATGCCAATTTGCATTTTTCAAACTCTTCTTCGTTGTGCACACactttattcctacacacttggacacacatcaaaaacatcacaaaagtaaaaaatataacaatacatgaaaatgaaacttgggttgcctcccaaagAGCGCTTGATTTTACATCGcagctcgacgtgatacctcattggatgctaaggtccggtgccatgtttTAACCGGTGAGCATCAATAATTTTGTCACCATCAACTATCCAATGGTAGTGCTTGACCCGATGACCATTGACTCTGAAAGTACGCGTCCCGTCATCGGACTTTAACTCCATTGAtccattgggtgacacactcaccaaagtgAAAGGGTCGGACCACTTCgatttcaacttgcccggaaagagtTTCAACCTCGAATTGAACAGTAACAccgaatcacccggttgaaaatctcgcttcagaagtttgacatcatgatagtgttTCATCCTTTCCTTGTACAAACTAGCACTCTCATAGTCATGAtcccgaaactcatccatttcattcatttgaaacaaccgcagcttggttgcttcgtcccaattcatgtttaatttttttaatgcccacaaagcctTGTGTTCTAGTTCAACAGGTAAATGACAAGCTTTACCGAATACCAGCCGATAAGGGgaagtaccaatgggtgtcttgaaagctgttctataagcccaaagagcgtcattaagcttagatgaccaatcagttcggtttgcattaaccgtctttGCTAAAATGCTCTTAATCTCCCGATTTGAGACTTACTTGCCCACTGGTTTGGGGgtggtaaggagttgccaccctgtGCTGCACTCCATACTTCTCTAAGAGATTAGCGAACTGCctgttgcaaaagtgagtgccaccatcactaatgattgcccgtgGAGTGCCAAACCTcgtgaatatgtttcttttgagaaattgggtgacactcttgccatcattgttaggcaatgctacagcttcaacccacttggacacataaTCAACTGCGACCAGGATGTATCGCATACCACGAGAACTTACAAAGGGGCCCATAAAGTCGACGCCCCACACATCAAACAgttcaacctccatgacaaaattcatgggcatttcgtgcttcctcccaattgatccttggcgttgacattggtcacaagatttcaccattAAATTAGCATCATGATAAATGGTGGGCCAATAATATCCACATTCAAGCACTTTGGCTGCTGTGCGGTTCCCACTGTAATGACCGCCCACGGGGAAGTCATGGCACGCCTTCAAGATGTCTATGGTctcagattcagccacacatcgccgaatgatgttgtcggcacaagtacggaataaatagggctcataccaatagtattgacgactatctctcaagaatttcttcttttggtaagcttTGACATCGTCAGGGATAAGACCTGCCACCAAaaagttggcgatatctgcataCCAAGGGGCAACATCACAAGTTACAGCCAAGAGCCTCTCATCCGGGAAAACATCATTCAACTCAAGATTTCCACTtggtctcccagcttcctcaagtcgAGATAGATGATCCacaacttggttttcacaaccccttcgatctttgacctcaaggtcaaactcttgcaataacaagacccaacgaatcaaccttggttttgcatctttctttgtcatcaagTATCGCAAAGCCGCATGGTCTGTATGAACAACCACCTTGGACCCAAGTAGATAGGCCCGGAACTTCTCAAACGCATAGACAATGGCTAGAAGCTCTTGTTCGgtgacagtgtaattcatttgagctccattgagggtcttgctagcataataaattgggtgcatgattttgttgtgccttttcccaagcaccgcaccaatagcaaatccgctttcatcacacatgagctcaaacggcattgaccaatccggagatacaataattggagtagatgcgagcatttccttcaactcattaaacGCCTTAAGGCAGTTCTCATCAAATACAAACTTAGATTCTTTTTCAAGGAGCTTACACATAGGgttggcgatcttggagaaatccttgatgaatcgCCGATAGAAActggcatgtcccaagaaactgcgAACTCCCTTTacagagattggtggagggagTTTGGCTATTACATCAACTTTTGCTCGATCTACCTCAATGCCCTTTTCGGAGATCTTATGGCCTAAGACAATCCCTTctgtcaccatgaaatgacatttctcccaattaagtacaaggttggtttccTCGCATCGCTTCAATACCTTGCCTAGATTGGCAAGACACTCATCAAAGGAATCACCAACAactgaaaaatcatccatgaagacttccaagaaatcttccaccatatctgagaaaatagacatcatacaccgttggaaagtagctggggcattaCATAAGCCGAAAGGCATGCGGCTAaaagcaaaagtgccataaggacaGGTGAAAGTGGTCTTTtcctggtcctctaatgcaatgttgatttgattGTACCCCGAGTACCCATCCAAAAAGCAGTAATACGCttttccagctagccgatcaagcatttgatcaataaaaggcatagggaagtggtctttacacATTGCGGTGTTCAGCTTTCGGTAGTCCATACATACTCTCCATCCGGTAACTGTCcgtgtaggaatcaactcattcttggagTTAGGAATAACGGTAATGCctcccttctttggcacacattgtaccggactaacccatggactgtttgcaattgggtatacaacacccgcatctaaccatttgattatctctttcttgaccacttcttgcataggagggtttatCCTCCTTTGATGCTCAACACGGGATGAACTATCCTCTTCAAGCTTAATTCTATGTTCGCAAATACCCGAGGGAATTCCCCTAATATCTGCAATAGTCCACCCGATGGATCTGCGATACACCCGCAATACCtcaagcaccttttgagtttgaTCTTCATTCAGCAAAGATGAAAGAATAACtggtaaagtattatctgggcaaagaaaagcatacttcaaatgagaaggaagtagcttgagctcaagttttggaggctcaataatcgaaggcttagctggaagagtggttcttttatcaagatcgAGAGATAATTTCTTCGGCTCATAAGAATACGAACCCCGGCCAATGAGAGAATTAACTGTTTCAATAAATCCCATCATGTCATCCGCCTCAAAGTTCACCAAAATAGCTAAAAGTGCCTCATCGAAGTGCTCCTCTTCTAGCTGATGCTCCACCACTTCGTCTATCTCATCGAATGAATCGATGACAGAAATGCATTCATAAGCACCAGACAACTTTAACCCTTTGCTAGCTTGGAAGGTTACTTCTTCATCATTGacccggaattttatttcattcctttTCGAGTCCATTAAGGCTCTTCCGGTAGCAAGAAATGGCCTCCCCAAAataattgggacttctttgtcaaccgcacaatcaaggatgaaAAAATCTGCCGGTAATAAGAATTTCCCCACTCTAACAAGGATATCATCAACAACCCCCATCGGTCTTTTGATTGTTCTGtcggccatttggagacgcatgTTTGTTGGTTTAGGTGTTCCCAACCCGGATTGCTTATATatggctagtggcatcaaattaatactagctcc
Encoded here:
- the LOC132611514 gene encoding uncharacterized protein LOC132611514 produces the protein MRVLRAADAKVNWLVERLPNFVKEAIEAAMAPYTQAITEIRAEQDKIKEHVRHIDRRLEQIEGGSVGGLPAIRADLAKVKEDIRLLQVPDIELSAPILPSGASLFSTGPTAPAMPSGKGVVEPTGEEEDTEEDTEEEEEEKRDEEFDEELEVDPAVEKARTSARAAGIAEEEIDTYVAMQHSLEASRKSRGASRPPRAGEDSSSTAPPADTPLPPPVGPEIPTPGLEGDTAMLPLIIPPLEVLPANQTPSDARRPS